In Aedes albopictus strain Foshan chromosome 3, AalbF5, whole genome shotgun sequence, the genomic window ggagtgttggtgggatatggttggcagagagatcacacattggtgcgtggatgccaggtgtaaggtgatagattagtgcgaattactatgaagctaaagcggcacagtgcgcttgattgcataacttgtaggcgtcatCTTATAGATTGACACAGTGCTGTGAAAATTGGAAGGTAGGGAAACGGCTGTTCANNNNNNNNNNNNNNNNNNNNNNNNNNNNNNNNNNNNNNNNNNNNNNNNNNNNNNNNNNNNNNNNNNNNNNNNNNNNNNNNNNNNNNNNNNNNNNNNNNNNNNNNNNNNNNNNNNNNNNNNNNNNNNNNNNNNNNNNNNNNNNNNNNNNNNNNNNNNNNNNNNNNNNNNNNNNNNNNNNNNNNNNNNNNNNNNNNNNNNNNNNNNNNNNNNNNNNNNNNNNNNNNNNNNNNNNNNNNNNNNNNNNNNNNNNNNNNNNNNNNNNNNNNNNNNNNNNNNNNNNNNNNNNNNNNNNNNNNNNNNNNNNNNNNNNNNNNNNNNNNNNNNNNNNNNNNNNNNNNNNNNNNNNNNNNNNNNNNNNNNNNNNNNNNNNNNNNNNNNNNNNNNNNNNNNNNNNNNNNNNNNNNNNNNNNNNNNNNNNNNNNNNNNNNNNNNNNNNNNNNNNNNNNNNNNNNNNNNNNNNNNNNNNNNNNNNNNNNNNNNNNNNNNNNNNNNNNNNNNNNGTATGCTAAAATATAGTCGACCCTGTGTCAAAttgatttcttgattttgctaatcgttttctacttctctgtgttcatctcttgtgtccttaaattgtcatcggtccaaaacccacagaaacatgtaactgaatcgGTTCCTTGACCTGAGCAAAAGTTTTGTAACTAGCAGGCTATCGTACTTacttaaataaattacaaattacaaatttctGTTGGCGTCATAATAGCAGCTaaggataaacaaaaatacgccagtcagttgattgcaataaaattaaaaaaaaaatacagtcatgactcgctggttgggggcttaatagttgggtggctttttagttggggccccgttagttgagctgtcagccaactaaaaagtacctggatgtcataattcaatgtcaaactgaaaatgacaaccaatctgtaattccgaggggcgagctaatgagtttttggttgcttaaacttcactgataatcgagaagaatttctatttcatatttcttaaaaaaaaagaatatgtacaattacttcgaaacaaatgcaaaacatcggcaatctttattttgtcgatcattgaaagtgttttgtgcttgcttttggtccgggtggtttcataaacatctatattttcacttcaccgactgaaaatgggtgaaaataattatttctcgcattggccatatatgtatcttgcaaaacgtatcagttttgctctaaatgtaaaacaaattgaaatattttcctttttgcttccaacctaaacatgatttaaaaaaacaatgcgcacgccccttgtgctgctgtcacttcacacaactagcgaatcgaatttgttggttgggtggaggttgtggctcaacgagcgggttccgactgtattggCATTGGGATCGGTAGGACTGAAAATCAACCGCGCACCCACCGATgacgcattgattcaataaaGGCTCTGCTTTGCTAGCTGTGCACGTACGCTAAGCATGTACGCGGTGGACACTTGTTTTTTTCTTCTCTCTTTATGCATAACTTTCTCATAaatactcctggaagattttctctcTGCTAGAACCTTGGCTAGGATTATCTCTCTGGAAAGTCAAAAatattggattgatacttggtttgatcctcgtgatttcaTCAATTATCCTTGAGAGagaaataattgatggaatggtggaatacaggaaacaagaaagcgctgccaaataaacattttcaagcacaGATAAGTTGCGCATCATAAATTTTCATTAGAATAGTTAGGAATAATGTTTATTATTTAATATTGGTTTATCATATTTTGTATCACATCTTCAATTTCCACTAAGGCCTGGGACACACTGGTGGtgttcgtaccatggtacaagttgtcaagaaaattatttaAAGGCTACCTTGAATGAAGACAATTATCAGTATGAAACTTatttcaagataattgtaccatggtacgaataccaccagtctgtccaaggTTTAACGCATATAAAATTTTCTAGTGCCTGTAGTATAAAAATGCTCTCTCcgtcatggggtgttatctaaaATCTGATACACTTAAAGTTGACGTCCCATGTTTGCCAATCATACTGTATACAATTAAGATAAAGCAATTTGGACGACAAAAAATCCTTATGGCAAAGAGATATATTCTCTTTCTcgagaaaaactgccgaaaacacCCAAAGTTACTCATTGagtcattttacgaagtgacaacaatgttgtagATGACATTGATTTTCATGGGTTATTGGATGCTACcccctgtcaaaattcattcataaaatcggctggtattgtctatccggttggaatcaagacagccattcaatcaaaaattgtcattttattgGTCCACAAGCTtagcaactgtttcgcatctagtgcgctgtgttgttgaCAATAACgggaaaaacgtcgcgagttgggtcgcgtcgcgacttgattgtgcgacgtccggtttggtggcggcccgacaataaaatGGACTATAAATATTATtcataaaatatataaaatattTAATATTCACTCAAATTTAAGCGCTGACATCGGGTCTTGATTTGACCTCGATTTTAGCCACTTTTATCTCAAAAAGTTTCAGTGTGGGCGTGGGGGAGAATCaacaatacaaaacaaaaaagttTGTGTTGATCAAAAGTCGCAAAGCCGGTAGGCTGGTACTTAGTTTCCTAGTCATTTTTGCCGAATTTCTCACGTAAAACATTCAAAGTGCTTCCAGATTCTGTGTACCATAAAATCTCTAACCAGTTCACGTTGAAAATGATCCGTCCGGAAGTGGTCCAGCAGCTGGACTGCCCATTGTTTGGCCTCGCCACATCGTGGATCATTACGCGCCAAGGAAAACCGGCCGATTCGTTAGAGCAGGTGTGGCGTGAGTTCCGGCGGGAAACGTGGCCCTTTCCGACTGTCCGGCTGCTGAAGGATGACCAGAAAGCGCGAAAGTTGCGTGAGCAAGCAAACGAATTCTACCGGAAGAATTCCACCGGGGAGATGGATCGGGTGCTTAGGATGTACAACGAGGCGATTTGCTGGGCGCGTGAGGGGTCCGAAGAAGCGGggatgggatttggcaataggtCGGCGATCTATTTCAAGATGGGCAAGTATGGACGGTGCTTGGCAAATGTGGAACTGGCAAAGGCGAATGGGTACCCCGAGGAAAAGATGGAAAAATTGGAGGAAAGGAAGAGGAAGTGCTTGGAGGCGTTGGATGGGAAGAAGGAGGAAGTTGCCGGGGGAAAAGCTGAAGCAGAAGATGTGATGGGGAATTTGCAGCTGATAGAAACGAAGGAATGTGGAAGAAGCTTAACGTCGAAGAAGGATCTGAGAGTGGGAGACATTGCCGTAATGGAGCAACCTTCGCTGGTGGTGGTTGAACCGGAAGCTATTTATCGCCGCTGCAATCACTGTGGAAGCATGAACGAGCTGGATTTGATTGCGTGCCGATCGTGTGTGTCGGCCATGTATTGCTCGGAGGAATGTCGAGAGGACGCTTACAACATATATCACAAGTACGAATGTGCTGTGATCGAGGATTTGAAAATTCTGTTTCGAGGACCGAAGCCCACTCGGATGTTTCTGCTGACCTTGAGGTTGTTCTGGATGGCCTTGGATGTTTTGATTGCAGACAgggaaggattcttgaagaagtaTCAAGAAAATCTAAAATCGTACCGGGATCCGTTGAAAGTTGATTTAAGGAAAGATTTACATTTGCACGTTCTGGCAAGTGATGAACCGGACACGAGCTCCGATCTGACTGGAAAAGGTGTCACCCAATTCGTAACGGTGCTGATGTACAAGGTGGCTGTGGAAGAAAACGAAGCAGTGCCTGTCGAAGTTCGCAAAAATAACGACTGTCTACTACTGGGGATTATCTACAAGCTGGTTCTGCTGGCCAGGGGAATTTGTGATCAAAGCAAAGATGATTTGACCTGCTTCTATCCGTTGCTGCAGATGATTAATCATTCGTGCGCTCCCAATGCCGAGCGGTTGGTTACCGCAGGTCTGCGCTCTACTATCCTCGCCAAGCGACCAATAAACACTGGAGAGCAAGTTACAATTTGCTATTTGTAAGTATATTCTTTCTCAAGTTAAATCTCCTATTAACACAAAGGGATGTTTTTGATCACCtgccaatcgtttgactcatttgcccATAACTCAGTATTATACTATATTATAAACCTACCTCTTATGAAATTTCAGCCCCAACGGAAGCACCGACTACAAAGACAAGTCCAAACGGAAGGCACTCCACACGGAGTTTGAGTGCAGATGTTTGGGATGCACTCTGGACTATCCAACACTGAGTGCCATGAAAGAGAATGCTAACTTGAGGGCTCAATTGGACGGAATCAAATCAAAGACGGGCGACGAGCGGCTGAAACTGCTCGAAGATTTCCTACAACAGAACGATGATCAGTTTCCACAGAGGGAGCTGGCCGAAGCATGGAATCTGTACAAGCAGGAGCGATTGAAGGATTTTTAAAAGCAATTGGAAATGGGTGAAGCTCATCATTTTTGCTAGATCAAAGCGATAATTTGAAACATCTTATTATTTTTACCTACTGAACTTACGTGTGTATAACTCAGGTGTTGATTTACAGAGTTCCTTAGCTCGAAATGAGATTAAACAGACCTTCGAGAATGCTTTTAAAACGCATCAAAACTCATGACACAAAAGCAAAGTGAATTAAACATGAAAGTCAAATGACAAAAAGGTGGTTatcatattgttttcttttctcaTTAATGTCGAAAATCCATGtgggcatgtttttttttcacccaGCAAATGGTTTTCGGATTGTTTCGGGAACAATAACTAAGACCGTTTGATTACATCGAACCAGGTTTTGAAATGCATTTCAATttgtgaaacgaaaaaaaaagattcataTAAACCTAGTTACTACAACCTAAACAAATATCTAGCTTATcataaaaatgtaaaaatgcCAACCAGTAGTGCTTCCGAGGATTTGTTCTGACAGAACCGTAATACATCTCGATTCATAACGGAACCTGATTGCAGCTCACTAATAAATGCTTTCTTGGTTTTGgattattttcaaatgatttaaaGTGAGTTATCATTGTAAGTGTGCGGCTACATGGGCACGCTAAGCTCTAGGAGGCAAAAAGTGGTACTGCGCCGTTTTATTcttaaaagttatacattatgaTACTTCTCCATTGAAAGTAACCTCCCTGGGTTTTTTTCTGGCAGCGACCAGTTCAATCACTCAAACGCGGGGAAGGCGCTCGACTAGACTTAAATCTTATTATTCCGGACTGCTTTTTTAGGCTTTTAGATGTAGTACAACCGCACGACCGACTTACTGATGAGCGTTTCGCCGTCGAAGAAGCTGGTTTCGATGGTCACGTTTCCGTTCAGCACCTTGGCGGGCATCATTTGCGACTCGGGTGCCGCTTCGATCGTCGATTGCCACGTGTTGGTCGTGTTCGGGCTGACCCAGCCCATCTCGAAGAACCACTCCTCCATGATGCGCCCCTTAAAGAGGACCTGAAAACGAAACGTAAAAGTGGAATTAATCTCACGTTGGCTCATAGGGACATGTTTTTTATAGATTTCTATCTTGGGGAGTTGTAATAAAAGAACAACCGGGGGAGTTAATAAAAGAACAACCGGGGGAGTTGTAATAAAAGAATAACCGTCTCGGTTGATGGTCTAACAATAACTGATGATTTATTTCTAATTAACTACATACTAAAGTCATGGCATGCTTTGCATCGCACTTGCTAATTGTTATGTCCACTTGATCAAATGGTAAAACCCACTGTGGGGCTCTCAGAGTTCCTATTACATATGAGATGCATATTCAATAAAGTAGAATGAGTTGTTACTTGACCACTGACGATCTCGGTCCTATTTATTCGTACCTGAAGAAAATACCTTTtttaaaaatgttgaacatttcAGTGTCGACGAGGTGAAATTAATTTTAATCAATTTTCTCGCTTTTAGATTCACGACCGTTGTTCATTTCTAGAGCTTTTGGTGTGATTTCTGCGGAGAAGATCAATTAattgtgcagtttttttttctcattatgAGAGCGTGCAAATTAGATTCGTCATGTGTGTAATTTTTAtgtgctgtatttttttttatttgtggtgcagtttttttttgatgaatGTGTGTAGTGTTATTAAAATGAACCATTTTGTTATAAAGACAAACACATTAAGCACCAGGAATGTGAGTTCAATaggcaatagttttttttttttgccttttatTGTTTGATGTTTTTCTGTTACGTGCCATTTTTATTGCAATCTCACACATCAGGCAtcgtacataaattacgtaacgctatagggggagggggggagtccagcgttgcgttacgatccatacaaatatttttgagttTTCATGCAAAAAGCGTTacatagggggggagggggtctgaaatgtccgattttagcgttacgtaatttgtgtaccatgcctcacTACCAGTGGTAAAATCAACCATTGAAGCGGACGACATTTTCTATTTACTTTTGTCACACCAGTTTGCCGATTTTGGTCGACTTTGTTAGCGTACAACGGCTTTATGACAGTTCTCAGCAGAGGAAGTGAACCTCGCCGTTAAAGTACATTTTGAATGTGTTGGCGAACTGTATCGACGATATCGACCTATTGTTTAGCTGATGGCATTTATTTGGTGTTGATGTTTAggtacgttgttttttttttgtccgatGAGAATTTGATCAAaggttttaatttttttctggCCCACAATCCCACGTATGTGTtgattttaacttttttttttgtggtgattTTTTTAAGGCTCAGGTAAATATACCGCAATGTTTGTTTGTTTAGTTTctgcatcgttttttttttgtgacgaTTGATCAGCTATTTTTTTGGGAATGTGTAAATCCCAGTTGTACCAGTCTATTTTGTTTTTTCCCTCCTAGCAAGTCGTTTTTTAAGGAAAAGGAGGTGTTTTGTCAGTATGCCTTTTTGATTTTACGACAATCGCTATTTTGATGCTATAACAAATGATACAGAAATATCATCGTTGAGCCGAATATAGACACAAAAGCTTGCCGTAATGCTTGGTATGGAATGGCTGTAAGCATGATTGACTTTGTACCAGGAGGAGCAGAAGATCAACTGGACTTGATCAGAATACTTTTCTGTTCTACCGAAAGGATAAACGGAAATGCCCAACAATGTTCTATCCAGCGGAGTGCGATGCTGTTAGCAGATTTTAATCCAGGAGGATGGCGAGTGACGGCAACAATATAGCTTCATTGTAATCTTGTCCGGCCACAGGAAAAACAAAATAAGTGAAAAATGTACATGTACATGCTCGACTataagaatatcttcagaatattttaaaactgatATCGAATGTTTTGTTTTACAAATAAGTAATTTTGAATAGTTTTAAAAGTGTTTACAATATAAGTTTGCTTCTGAGACATATGTGTGATTATAGTACATTGTTAAAATAGCATATTTCAGAATCATATGCTCTTTCTCAAGGAGGAAGGTACTGTTATGTCCACTTGATCAAATGGTAAAACCCACTGTGGGGCTCTCAGAGTTCCTATTACATATGAGATGCATATTCAATAAAGTAGAATGAGTTGTTACTTGACCACTGACGATCTCGGTCCTATTTATTCGTACCTGAAGAAAATACCTTtttaaaaatgttgaacatttcACTAATGTGCCtacttcaacactcctcctcaaggaCGATGTTCTGCAGGCCAACTTCTTCTCTTATCTTCCGCAGTTTGAGCCGAGCTAGAGGCTTCGTCAGCACGTCAGCTAACATA contains:
- the LOC109399315 gene encoding uncharacterized protein LOC109399315 — encoded protein: MIRPEVVQQLDCPLFGLATSWIITRQGKPADSLEQVWREFRRETWPFPTVRLLKDDQKARKLREQANEFYRKNSTGEMDRVLRMYNEAICWAREGSEEAGMGFGNRSAIYFKMGKYGRCLANVELAKANGYPEEKMEKLEERKRKCLEALDGKKEEVAGGKAEAEDVMGNLQLIETKECGRSLTSKKDLRVGDIAVMEQPSLVVVEPEAIYRRCNHCGSMNELDLIACRSCVSAMYCSEECREDAYNIYHKYECAVIEDLKILFRGPKPTRMFLLTLRLFWMALDVLIADREGFLKKYQENLKSYRDPLKVDLRKDLHLHVLASDEPDTSSDLTGKGVTQFVTVLMYKVAVEENEAVPVEVRKNNDCLLLGIIYKLVLLARGICDQSKDDLTCFYPLLQMINHSCAPNAERLVTAGLRSTILAKRPINTGEQVTICYFPNGSTDYKDKSKRKALHTEFECRCLGCTLDYPTLSAMKENANLRAQLDGIKSKTGDERLKLLEDFLQQNDDQFPQRELAEAWNLYKQERLKDF